A window from Danio aesculapii chromosome 6, fDanAes4.1, whole genome shotgun sequence encodes these proteins:
- the mgat3b gene encoding beta-1,4-mannosyl-glycoprotein 4-beta-N-acetylglucosaminyltransferase has product MKMRRHRVFLICTVGLCVISFLHYYKALHYVSLLRELSAPYPNIKSFIMVTGFFWKEGSTMSSATPEEAPPDGKLRAAGGLELDTGQEPGAPQPWRRPEEVQRRSSGTTEVHKAGLVPWQPSSPADPKADSQRDSEVRSAVNKLQPRRISTPDPLEPLGDLHRRTHLLQDDRSPYFVRTKAGALCFRQGTEVAPAKDETLKAKPSTAGVIQRRILQKPDESKTSGKSVEESGLSRGKPKRGKRLVKCVCRPGWHGPYCGVPTMVYHSNLPTKERLTPRETPRRVINAINVNHEFDLLHVRFRELLQAVDVFLVCESNFTAYGERRPLRFLNLLLNGTYDYVRHKILYVFLDHFPDGGRQDGWIADDYLRTFLTRNGISRVAGMRPDDVFLINDADEIPAQEGILFLKLFDGWTEPFAIHMRKSLYGFFWKQLGSLEVVSGCTVGMLRDVYDNDGIRLRRREYYTMPGFRKYENDTGHILVQWSIGSPFHFAGWHCSWCFTPEGIHFKLISAQNGDFPRWGDYEDKRDLNYIRELIRTGGWFDGSVQEYPPSDPKEHMYAPKYMLENYDLYRYLLENPYAKQSKLGGA; this is encoded by the exons atGAAAATGAGACGTCACAGGGTTTTCTTGATTTGCACGGTGGGACTGTGTGTCATTTCCTTCCTGCATTACTACAAGGCTCTGCACTATGTGTCCCTGCTGAGGGAGCTGTCTGCACCCTACCCCAACATCAAGTCCTTCATCATGGTCACTGGGTTCTTCTGGAAGGAGGGCAGCACCATGTCCAGTGCAACTCCGGAGGAAGCGCCGCCGGATGGGAAGCTGCGGGCCGCAGGAGGCCTGGAGCTGGATACGGGACAGGAGCCCGGAGCACCACAACCTTGGAGGAGACCTGAAGAAGTGCAGCGCAGGAGCTCCGGCACCACCGAG GTTCATAAGGCAGGTTTGGTCCCGTGGCAGCCCAGCAGCCCAGCCGACCCAAAAGCTGACTCTCAGAGAGACAGTGAAGTGAGATCTGCTGTAAACAAACTCCAGCCGCGCCGCATTTCTACTCCGGACCCGCTGGAACCTCTGGGTGATCTGCACCGCCGCACACACCTGCTCCAGGATGACCGGAGCCCGTACTTTGTGCGAACTAAAGCGGGCGCGCTGTGCTTCCGGCAGGGCACAGAGGTGGCACCGGCCAAAGACGAAACGCTAAAAGCGAAACCCAGCACTGCAGGAGTGATCCAGCGGAGAATTCTGCAGAAACCCGACGAGTCCAAGACTTCGGGAAAATCAGTGGAGGAATCGGGACTCTCTCGAGGGAAGCCAAAACGCGGAAAGAGACTAGTAAAGTGTGTTTGTCGTCCAGGATGGCACGGTCCCTACTGCGGCGTGCCCACAATGGTGTACCACTCCAATCTGCCAACAAAAGAGAGGCTGACGCCTCGGGAAACTCCTCGGCGCGTGATTAACGCCATTAACGTAAACCACGAGTTCGACCTGCTGCACGTGCGCTTTCGGGAGCTCCTGCAGGCGGTCGATGTGTTTCTGGTATGCGAGTCTAACTTTACGGCGTACGGCGAGAGGCGTCCGCTCAGGTTCCTCAATCTGCTGCTCAATGGGACGTACGATTACGTGCGGCACAAGATCCTCTACGTCTTCCTGGATCATTTCCCAGACGGCGGCCGGCAGGACGGGTGGATTGCAGATGATTACCTGCGCACCTTCCTGACCCGAAACGGGATATCACGGGTTGCAGGAATGCGTCCGGATGATGTTTTTCTCATCAACGATGCTGATGAAATCCCGGCTCAAGAAGGAATTCTGTTCCTTAAGCTGTTTGACGGCTGGACGGAGCCTTTCGCTATTCACATGCGTAAATCTCTCTATGGGTTTTTCTGGAAGCAGCTGGGCTCGCTGGAGGTGGTGTCCGGGTGCACCGTCGGGATGCTGAGGGACGTTTATGATAATGATGGGATTCGGCTGCGGAGGCGGGAATATTACACCATGCCGGGGTTTCGGAAGTACGAGAACGACACCGGACACATCCTGGTGCAGTGGTCCATCGGGAGCCCGTTTCATTTCGCAGGCTGGCACTGCTCCTGGTGTTTCACACCAGAGGGAATTCACTTCAAACTCATTTCAGCCCAAAACGGCGACTTTCCTCGCTGGGGCGATTATGAGGACAAACGGGACCTCAACTACATCCGGGAGCTGATCCGCACCGGCGGCTGGTTCGACGGCTCCGTGCAGGAGTACCCGCCCTCGGACCCTAAGGAGCACATGTACGCCCCCAAATACATGTTGGAGAACTACGATCTCTACCGATACCTGTTGGAGAACCCGTACGCCAAACAGTCCAAACTGGGAGGTGCGTAG